Proteins encoded within one genomic window of Leptolyngbya sp. SIO1E4:
- a CDS encoding CHAT domain-containing protein — MESVRDSQAALEAAVETAELKRSRGDLPGAYADYQAIVAERLGADYSAADLSILQSLADLAALCGHFRAADDVLIGLVGLCQQAKNVHRADYATLKRIHLALDRGHLRQAMTLFEDMAARIGSIQAIDITPQGLLTWEAKCRWPNTDTADRTVLFTLLYLEMGRLLSALGQYRDALEMLNRGLTHATPGDSQTAPVLARRLVSWFQLAIGRACLESGLLPEAEAVLEALKGFLGSPQARSLRIQWHTLAGKLALLRGIFGEALSHFQEILTLCHQLKLLRWGVIASLNLAQVLILLNQNRLATDHLASIAADVQQLQDPHLTARLALLNRLSQARSQSLVAGSTLSVSDLLQAETPIEAEPVANEDDFTFVRTQSPNYLTFFEDRVLEFQWSLSQSDLPRAAQMLAHIQSVFADTDSRLIHTKIKALQGMLAYYQGLHQLQGGNFEPGQQQIRWAAVTLNEVRSPLDSMGLKPERWQVQRILSWCLMRMQSSSQDQELLAAETTQLLEDLTDSLSPEQQVIFLLNKWTADEEYIATQIVRLRKLQQRLQQAPFHQRPRVWWQLLQRLNALVNHIDAYRGILAKRTLQADTVAAVSQPSRSLWARLFKHPWRRATLSFLVLPDQVFVVRNWRFWLDFSIVPLTRLELRNLVKQWYEPLETTRNSRGISLQPELDETEETKLSEKSEGTAQILAEKLNLSTLLRLPKSIRRLTIVPDDVLHIFPFAAVQHQDHYLVESYALSIAYETSNSGSPLSAPQSAAPRSATQSLLVGVSQGSAQFAALPGVRQEIDSICRWLAQQKMVPTVMVDAEVEKTRLLTALPSTSLLHIACHGIFQHNRVDQSGLVLNPQSTPPEVLSLREIANVDLAGLRHVTLSACSSADHLVLPGRWVISLPEALWRSGAQSILGSLWQVYDQLAIAFMQQFYTYLQTLPRDEALRQTQLDCLHQRLPGNEGMNTRDLKYWAGFNLYGDYGLQPLAKAR, encoded by the coding sequence ATGGAATCTGTTCGCGATAGCCAAGCAGCCCTTGAGGCTGCGGTCGAGACCGCTGAACTCAAGCGCAGTCGGGGCGATCTGCCTGGGGCCTATGCTGACTATCAAGCCATCGTGGCCGAAAGATTGGGGGCAGACTATAGCGCTGCTGATTTGTCTATCCTCCAGTCCTTAGCGGATCTGGCAGCGCTCTGTGGGCATTTTCGAGCGGCGGATGATGTGTTGATTGGCCTGGTTGGCCTGTGCCAGCAGGCCAAGAACGTTCATCGAGCCGACTATGCGACCCTAAAGCGAATTCACCTGGCGCTCGATCGCGGTCATCTGCGGCAGGCGATGACGCTATTTGAGGACATGGCCGCCCGCATCGGGTCGATTCAAGCCATTGACATCACCCCTCAGGGGCTGCTGACCTGGGAAGCCAAGTGCCGCTGGCCCAACACCGATACCGCTGATCGGACTGTCCTCTTTACACTGCTGTATCTAGAGATGGGGCGACTGCTGAGTGCGCTAGGGCAGTATCGGGATGCCCTGGAAATGCTGAACCGGGGGCTGACCCATGCTACGCCGGGTGATTCTCAAACAGCCCCTGTGCTGGCGCGGCGGCTGGTGTCCTGGTTTCAACTCGCCATTGGTCGAGCTTGCCTGGAATCGGGCTTGCTGCCAGAGGCTGAGGCTGTTTTAGAAGCGCTAAAAGGGTTTTTAGGGTCTCCACAGGCGCGATCGCTACGCATCCAGTGGCATACTTTGGCGGGCAAGTTAGCCCTATTGCGGGGTATTTTCGGTGAGGCGTTGAGTCATTTTCAAGAGATTCTGACGCTTTGCCATCAGCTCAAGCTTCTACGGTGGGGTGTCATTGCCAGCCTAAATTTGGCCCAGGTGTTGATCCTACTCAACCAGAACCGCCTAGCCACCGATCACCTTGCCAGCATTGCCGCCGATGTTCAGCAGTTGCAAGATCCTCACCTGACCGCACGGCTAGCCTTGCTAAATCGCCTCAGCCAGGCGCGCAGTCAGTCTCTGGTGGCAGGCAGCACCCTCTCGGTGTCTGATTTACTGCAGGCAGAGACCCCGATAGAGGCTGAGCCGGTTGCCAATGAGGATGACTTTACGTTTGTGCGCACACAGTCGCCCAACTATCTCACGTTTTTTGAGGATCGCGTCCTGGAGTTCCAGTGGTCTCTCAGTCAGTCAGACCTGCCCAGGGCCGCTCAAATGCTGGCCCATATTCAGTCGGTCTTTGCTGACACCGACTCTCGGCTGATTCATACAAAAATCAAGGCGCTGCAGGGCATGCTGGCCTATTACCAGGGTCTCCACCAGCTGCAGGGGGGCAATTTTGAACCAGGGCAACAGCAGATTCGGTGGGCCGCTGTTACCCTCAATGAGGTGCGATCGCCCCTCGATAGTATGGGGCTCAAACCCGAGCGCTGGCAGGTGCAGCGCATCTTAAGCTGGTGCCTCATGCGAATGCAGAGTTCCTCCCAAGATCAGGAATTGCTGGCGGCAGAGACCACCCAGTTATTAGAAGACTTAACGGATTCCCTCTCCCCCGAGCAGCAAGTCATCTTCCTGCTGAACAAGTGGACGGCAGATGAGGAATATATCGCCACCCAAATCGTGCGGCTCAGAAAGCTCCAACAGCGCTTGCAGCAGGCCCCATTTCACCAACGCCCCCGCGTATGGTGGCAACTCCTGCAGCGGCTCAATGCTCTGGTTAACCATATTGATGCCTATCGCGGCATCCTGGCAAAGCGAACCCTGCAGGCAGACACGGTCGCTGCCGTCTCACAACCGTCACGTTCTCTGTGGGCCCGCTTGTTCAAGCATCCCTGGCGTCGCGCCACCCTCTCGTTTTTAGTGCTGCCCGACCAGGTCTTTGTGGTTCGAAACTGGCGCTTTTGGTTAGACTTTTCAATCGTTCCCCTCACCCGGCTGGAGCTGCGTAACCTGGTGAAGCAGTGGTATGAGCCTTTAGAAACCACGCGCAACAGCCGGGGCATCAGTTTGCAGCCTGAACTAGACGAGACTGAGGAGACAAAACTTTCAGAAAAAAGCGAGGGCACGGCCCAAATCCTGGCGGAGAAACTCAACCTTTCCACGCTGCTGAGGCTGCCTAAATCCATTCGCCGACTCACCATTGTTCCTGATGATGTGCTGCACATCTTCCCGTTTGCAGCCGTCCAACACCAAGATCACTACCTGGTAGAATCCTATGCCTTGAGCATTGCCTATGAGACATCCAACTCAGGGTCTCCTTTATCCGCCCCTCAATCTGCTGCCCCTCGATCTGCAACGCAATCCCTGCTGGTAGGGGTCTCCCAAGGATCGGCCCAGTTTGCCGCCTTACCCGGCGTCAGGCAAGAAATAGACTCGATATGCCGCTGGCTGGCGCAGCAAAAAATGGTCCCGACCGTCATGGTAGATGCAGAGGTTGAAAAAACACGGTTGCTGACAGCATTACCCTCAACGTCACTTCTGCATATTGCTTGCCACGGCATCTTTCAACATAACCGGGTCGATCAGTCTGGGTTAGTCCTGAATCCTCAAAGCACCCCGCCTGAGGTGCTGAGTTTAAGAGAAATCGCCAATGTAGACTTGGCAGGATTACGACACGTCACCTTGTCAGCCTGTTCTTCTGCAGATCACTTAGTCTTGCCGGGGCGCTGGGTAATTAGCCTGCCAGAGGCGTTATGGCGATCGGGTGCCCAAAGCATTCTGGGTAGCCTTTGGCAGGTCTACGACCAGTTGGCGATCGCGTTTATGCAGCAGTTTTATACATATCTGCAAACCCTGCCCCGCGACGAAGCCCTACGTCAGACCCAACTCGACTGCTTACATCAACGGCTACCTGGCAATGAAGGCATGAACACCCGTGATCTTAAATACTGGGCTGGCTTTAATCTGTACGGCGACTATGGTTTGCAGCCGCTAGCCAAAGCTCGATAG
- a CDS encoding AI-2E family transporter: MKFGKLVGFVALLLGLYLLWRIRFIVLLAFLAVALATLLNRIVRQLTRWRLKRGFAIAFTLIAISILVAVILTIAVPPFVEQVRQWLNQMPLEAARISLWIEQLDDRVPFELSEEVQRLDTFIRDIPRLIQGVFSNFFIFFRGTLSFLVNFLLVLALTIMLLAHPRAYRRAFVVLFPEFYRYRVQEILDHCETSLVAWGVGILFNMAVITLMSFVGLAVIGVPLPIANASIAGVLTFIPNVGPVLSVIPPAILGLLEAPWKAIAVIFFYIVIQQIEGNFLTPLIMKRQVSLLPAITLLSQLVFGLLFGFLGLFLALPMVVIGQVWLQELLVRDIMDKWSAKDVIPRH; encoded by the coding sequence GTGAAATTTGGCAAGCTCGTCGGATTCGTGGCTCTGCTGCTGGGACTTTACCTGCTGTGGCGTATCCGGTTTATTGTGCTGCTAGCCTTCCTGGCTGTGGCTCTGGCCACACTGCTGAATCGGATTGTGCGACAACTCACTCGCTGGCGGCTGAAACGCGGGTTTGCGATCGCCTTCACCCTGATTGCCATTTCCATATTGGTTGCCGTGATTCTGACGATTGCTGTACCGCCATTCGTTGAGCAGGTCCGCCAGTGGCTCAATCAGATGCCCCTTGAAGCAGCCCGCATCAGCCTCTGGATAGAGCAGCTAGACGACCGAGTCCCGTTTGAGCTGTCTGAGGAAGTGCAGCGGTTGGACACGTTCATCCGCGATATCCCTCGACTGATTCAAGGCGTCTTCAGTAACTTCTTTATATTCTTTAGAGGCACGTTATCTTTTCTGGTCAATTTTTTGTTGGTGCTAGCGCTCACAATCATGCTGCTGGCCCATCCTAGAGCCTATCGACGTGCCTTTGTTGTTTTATTTCCTGAGTTCTATCGTTACCGCGTTCAAGAAATTCTGGATCATTGCGAAACCTCCCTGGTGGCTTGGGGGGTTGGCATTTTATTCAACATGGCTGTGATTACGCTGATGAGTTTCGTCGGACTTGCCGTCATCGGCGTCCCCCTGCCCATTGCGAATGCGTCTATTGCTGGTGTCTTGACGTTTATTCCCAACGTGGGGCCGGTGCTTAGCGTAATTCCTCCAGCCATATTGGGCCTACTGGAAGCCCCCTGGAAAGCGATCGCTGTCATCTTCTTCTATATTGTGATCCAGCAAATCGAGGGTAACTTTTTGACCCCGCTCATTATGAAACGCCAGGTTTCACTCTTACCCGCCATAACCCTGCTATCTCAGCTTGTATTTGGCCTGTTGTTTGGCTTTTTGGGGTTATTCCTAGCGCTACCGATGGTGGTTATCGGTCAGGTGTGGCTGCAGGAACTCCTCGTCAGAGACATCA